Genomic segment of Vicia villosa cultivar HV-30 ecotype Madison, WI unplaced genomic scaffold, Vvil1.0 ctg.000045F_1_1_1, whole genome shotgun sequence:
GTAGGATGACTTTCTTGGGTTTGTTCTTGAGTTGTTTCACTTTGTTCTTCAGTTGGTTGGGTTTGAGGATGACTTGCTTGAGTTTGTTCTTGAATTGCTTGACTTGTATTTGTAGATGGTTGTCCAGCAGCAACTTTCTTTGGCTTTCTGAGTAATGTCTTTCACTATATCAGTTGCCTCAAATAAGCTTTATCTATCAGGATCAATCTTTACTAAATGCTCATAACCACCTGTGTAGTATACTACATAGTCCCTTAAAAAATCACCCCCGTAATGGAATACTAAATTGAAACTCATGACCTGCGATATGAATATATGAAAGAACACAGATAAAGGCAACGAAGACGAAAATGCAACACAAGAATGAAAGGTAAATGCAAAATACCACATATGAGACTATCAACCAGAACGGCTCCGTCGTTGTATCGTGGTTGTTGCCTCACATTCGCCTCCACCGTTCTTCAATGATCACCACACTTCTCCTCCCAAATATGTAAACTCTTAATTTGCAGGGACTTATGccaaaattatttttctaaatatattCTTTTTATAAGAATATATGccatttttactttaaaaaaataatatatatcattaataatttcttataaactaaaataaatattttaaaaatatgtgtcATATATTTATCaatcaattccaaatatgttagtttcaataatttataattattagttttaaatttaaatttaaatttttaatatttatattagtaATATAgtccaaaacaacaaaaaaaaacaataagtCCAAGTAGTTTTACAAATaacataattcttttttatgattttttttagtgttaatccaaatacttttataaatggtgtcaaaacaaacataaaaagtGTATTGTTGATCAAATATCTATATTTTCtctgtattttcttttttttcttttacttcaTGTATTTTctgtgtatttttttttcttatagtgtcattaaacatatattttattttgaaacatTTGATGTTGTTTTAAAGAAAATGAACTATAGGTTAGATATGTTACAAGAATCGTGTTGCTAACTCtgaattttgaaatatatattttgtaaatTGTATTGCTCTCTGTTACAAGAATTGTAGGTAGTAGAAAGAACAACATGTATAGTTTCTACAACAACATACTTTGTAAATTCATGTTCTTGATTACCCATGTATAGTTTCTACAACAACATACTTTCTAAATTCATGTTATTGATTACCTATATTGTAAAAATAATGGTTTCATCATCTTTATTGAAACTACAATGCTTAAGACTTGTGGTGCACATTTTTATTGTGATTATGTATTATTCAAATTTACAATAGTTTTGATATGTACTATTAAAACTACTCAGACTTGTGGTGTACATTTACTGAAATATTTCTAATAAGtactataatattaaataaaaatagtatttaaaacaaaacaaaaagtaaataaTAATTGCTTTGaacaatttataaattataaatcgataaaaattgtatatataatttaaactttaaatacaattttgttccatttaatttaattagaataaaaaaatttgtccaataattttttgaatttactttttaaacttcatattaaaagaaaattgGTATTTCTTTTTTATGTAGGCATAAtactattatatttttttccttctaatttttaatattatcatttttttaattatcgtCATGATAAGCCTTCGTGACGATCATGGTGATTTTGTTGTTGCTGGTTCTACTTGGGATGGTGGTACTTTATCTATCCTAGAAGCGGAGGCTTTAGCCCTCAAGGAGGCTATTCATGGTATTAGTTCACTTCACTTTGATCATGTCTTGTTTGAAAGCGATTCTCAGATGGTTGTTCAAGGATTAAGTTCAACCGCTTGTGGCAATTCAGAGTTTAATTGTATTCTTTCTTCTATTAAGTTGATGTTATTAGATTTTCTCCactttgaggttaagtttgtaaagcgtcaagcgaatatggttgctcatACTTTAGCTAGGGCGGCCAATTCCTGGACTCGACGCATGTTATTTGATGAAATTCCTCCTTGTATTTCCTCTTTTTTGATTAATGAAAGAAATTAAGTTtgcttttgtcaaaaaaaaaaaaaaaacatgtgaaaAAATATTTACAACGTGAATCATCTCTCTACAATTTTTTGCATTAATAATTGCTCATAATGGAATGAATGTCTaccaaattaaatataaatatataagggtaatgctaacgagtgccccaggggcactggttaagagtttaaaatagtatattttgtttattaaatacTTGTATTAAATGtactgaaaattaaaataattgacttttttaagaaataaaaggtatgttttttttgaaaatacttgtattcaatgcattggaaGTTTAAATTACTGATTCATTTAAAGAATATTTTCTATATTTAGaatgcttaaccagtgcccctggggcactcgttagcatgacccaataTATAATAGCAATAATATGAAATAATAACATTACATTATTACATTCGGTGTAGGTCTTTTAaatttcatttattattattaatttcttatttatgcattaattattataataaaatataacaataataacgtTCACTCTCGGTTAAAAAACATTAATGTGAGATATGAATGCAATTTTTTTCAATTACTCTTTTTTATGTGCATTTAAAATATTGATTGAATTATTATGTTACTTAAATCATTGTTAgtgtaaaaaaaaacaaaaacacgaaAGATTGATGATTGGTTAATAAATCATCGTCACCCATCAAATAATTTAAGATaatttttatatgtttatagtaatttttatttataataatttaaattaatttattatttcatttataaaTTTGTAAGTAAATTAATAGATTCATTTATAATTATTGTAATTGAAAAGTGAAATGTTATTATGATAATTATAACGCTTTATATATATTCATGAGAAAGGAGATGAATACATAATTCTCctctaattaaaataaacaccactatttttgttttaaattttttattaagtttttttttatctaTTCCGGTTTTTAATTCATGTTTTTacctttatttttgaaaataatttggtatataattttaattaaatctcctgtatttaattattttactaatttaacttttaagatataatatatttaaatattatatatagcaatttttttttaacatttcatgaaatatatattaaaatcttatttgataattataaattcaaattcaattttgattCAAATTAGTCAAACTATATTAAATGTTCATAATTTAAACAAGATAAACAAttttattcaatttcaatttaataCTTTCAACTTTTGTAGTGATTTATTTAAGAAGAGATATTCTGTTGACATATTTTTTGGTGTAATAAAGTTGCATATAGGGATGGCAaacagacccaaacccgcggggcccacccgcatccgaacccgagtcaacgggtgaaactCGAGTtgattgggtttgggttcgggtgccacccgatatttcgggtcctggtttgggtagtgtgaaacccgcgcccgaaacccgaaatcacacccgaatatatatatatatatatatatatatatatatatatatatatatatatatatatatatatattataatatatatatatatatatatatatatatatatatatatatttaatatttatatatattatattataatatatatatatatatatatataatataatatattatatataaatattaaatatatatatatatatatatatatatatatatatatatatatatatatatatatatatatatatatatatatatattaaatatttcgtgaagtttgtattttgaatatgaaaataggcaacacttcgtgaagtgttgcaataggctgtttgtagtttgaatcagaaatatgtaacacttcgtgaagtgttgccgaatgaaaacatgcaactcttggtaaatgttgcaataggccaaacattgtaacttttggaaaaggaactgtttcacgaagagTCGCTACCTTATGAAACAATACTAAAGTGGCCTATAAAAACCTCATTCTTGATTCATAAATTAATAACAAAAAATGTACATTTGATAAGCCTATCatcttcactaaaattccagacactcttcACTACATCCAAAttttcgtcggtcttacgcaaactcgataaaaggctgaattattctgggtattcctgcgttccaactctaagacatattaagagtgcttgaaatacttataagaaaAGTGATTCCGTTCGCGATTCTAGGCTCGATACATTCGGTTTAAATtgattttctaacaatcttataagtAATTTGTTCAATGGCAACGAGGCTTTCTTTCAAGCATCAAAGGATGAACTGTTATGCTGTGGACGCATTCTAAACACAAGAATTTGCATCATAACTTCGGGTACGTTTTCGTTGATtctcataaaaaaaaaagaattagagCAGTGGAAAATTATAATATCAAGGATATGAAGAACTTTTCTATAAATTGGTAGATTATGTTTATAACTATTATAATTCTCCAACAATCACTATTTGATTTAATAGTAATTTAAGTTTGATTCAATGAATTGTATatgttactccctccgttcctttttaagtgtcgttttagaagaatttttttgttcctatttaagtgtcgttttataatttaatgttataatttgtcatttatacccttattttcttaataactccacctcaaaattttcaattagtcattggaaaaagagagtgtatgattgaatttatttggaaagagaaaaataaataagggtatattaGGAAaattaactctaataatccactatcttggttggagagctttttgctaaaacgacacttaaaaaggaacggagggagtaatatgtTAATGTAACGTATAAAATGCTGTTGACGGAACGAGTTCCTTTCAAGTtttatttcattcatatacactgCATCTATGTTGCCAACACATAAACAAAACCAATATATGTTATTAAAGCATGAAcagtataaattatatatttgagatATGTATGATGTAGATATCATGTGGTAGATATATGAATATTAATGTTACTGACATTGAAAGTTCCTGCAAATCatataaaaatgttttaaattaattagtaaGTGTGTATAGCATGAATTAAACTCATGTCAAAGAACTTAAATACACCGTTAATATTTTATGGTGTGTACtctaatatatgtatatattatattGAAATAATGAATTCAATTTATCAGTATGTCTGTAACGGTATACTTCGAAACGAAGCATCGGACACTATAGTGGTGATGACAATTAATTTTATTCATTGTTAATAAcagtacaatttgaaactttcgAATTGAAAATAAAAGTTTTAATTTAAATACTTCAGTATTTTTACTTATATACTACATTCAAATACTTCAATTCTCAGTATGTTATTTGTATTATGGATCAAagaattatatataataaattcttACTGCATATGTATTTGTTCATTATTAAAAGTAGTCAAATCTATGTTTCaatgaaatttattattaaaagataTATAAATATCATATGACTTATAAAGACCTATGAATTTAGAGTCTAATACTGATATGTGGAATTTTGAGAATCTTATCAAGAAGGATAAGGAATTCAAAGAACCTTGTGAGGAAGGTTCTCTGCGGATTGTTAAAAACAAAATCGAAAGTTCGTCAATGACTGTTGGAAAACAACTCGAACTTAGAATAAGCAGTGAGTCTGAAAGACTAAGGATCTAGGACCGAACAAAATCGATTATCGACATAATTCTTTTATCTAGTAAAACAAAATAGTGAGAATTTAATTTGTTCAAaaaattcctattattcttcGAGTGGAAGATGATCCTGAGATTTACAATGAAGAAGTAAATTCAAGGGACTTCTCTTGAAATGATGTTTTCCAGGACGAAATAAATTCAATAATGTCAAACCACACTTGGAAATTTGTCAATCTACCTAAAGGATAAAAATCCATTCGATGAAAATGGATGTTTAGAAGaaagtatcatagtgatggtacattAAACATCTACAAGGATTGATTAGTAaccaagggttttagacaaaaGAAAGATGTTGATTATTTCTGCACATATGCACTAGAAGCAAGCACAATGAAAATTATAGTTTCGTTTGCATTAGCTTCATCAAATAAATGTCAAAAATATTCTTAAATAGAagatctcgatgaggagatttacatggagaaaCTATAAGGTTATATGCTTCATGGTAGTGATCAAATAGTGTGCAAGCTTGTcaaatccttgtatggattaaaataaGCACTGAAACAATGACTTCAAAAGGTTTGACTTTGTCAGtgcaagattaaaaataaataaaaggggaGATACACAATATAAGGGGAGACTTTTGAATCTTATCAAAACATGAATTCAAacagtttgtcatcatcaaaaagggggagattgtgaagaatatattttatatttagttttgatgaagacaaaagttgTCAAAGAAGAAAGggatcaaaagtgtcatgcacatcaatgatgtagttgatcaagaaggttgaacatagaagttcaagagaagatttgagagaagtgaacataactaaggtactcattgaaattcatactatttattttaaattgctcatgattttatctctcacttcatctaaaaaccttcttgcatcatcatgcataaTTATCTAAAAACattcttcatctaattcttgtgataagtgtttgtacacaaagttgtgtaaGAATATTGTGATATCCCTTTGTCTCTCTATATTGATTACATGTTGATAATAATCAAAGAGatgaatggaatcttagaaacgaagaggtttctaacttccacaaccaagatgaaaatcttgaaatagtggacactctttTCGATCATAGTAAAGCGAAAGAGCGAGGGTTTAAAACATAGTCAAACACACTATATTGAaaaaacttccacattcaagatgaaagatcttggactaatTGACACTCTTTTGGGAATCAAGGTAAtgcgaaaatagtgggggttatgaacttaatcaaatacactttgttgagaaagttcttggTAAGTTCAAATTGTCACGTTTCaaaaagtgaatattcaatttgatcttagtgtcaaaatgatgatggaagagttatggatatattagaatacacaagtgaaattggttttcaaAATGCAATGTACTATATGCAATATAACAGTTGCaaatagtaaatgagtagatttactagaaatCAAAACGGTGAGCATTCGAAGGAcatcacaaggattttgattatcttttaaaaccaaatatTGACCTCCATTATGGTAGTTTTCTTGCCATAGTAGAAGGacataccaatatgagttggatatcgagtgttggagatcataaatttaTAACTGAGTtgatatttacactagttggaggtgagatttcttggaagagcaagaaacaaacatgcatcactcttttgaccatggagccatggtgtgtggatctcgcttccactggtcaaagaagttaaatggttgagggaccttctatcggaagttccattggctaaatacAGTGTTTCAAAGATGTTAACACAATGTGTTAGTCAAGCCAATTTAGcaagagaattcagataagtgtaaaatggAAGTCTGGGCACTTAGGCCTTAGacattcgtgagaaaattgattaaagatgtaatcatttactcgcatatatacgatcgatctataatttgggaaattcatttactaagccactggccagagacttagtaaaaacaacctcgagatgtaggaggttgaaactccttgagtaagagttccgacaaTGGCGGCAACTCAATCTtacgttaacagaacattaacctcaagattttcaatgggtaacaacaagttgttgatttggataattgtcaaacatttcgtggtaatgttgaccttaaaacgagggttgagttttatttcaaactcttaatgaagttcaataccgagggtacgtgtctcatggaaaaagacacaatatgaacttcacctatgtgaatttcgagatggtgccgtctcaaagtgagagttggagtttctctcatgaaaaattcatgaaacaggatagcacatggccataaataagtgtTAGGCGAGAAATGTAGGCGAAGAACCCTTAAAGAATGTGTGTAACGTAATGCCGGTATAATCATatggattaatggtttaaaagcattgctacctaatattccgattagACTTTGCGTTATCCTTACTAAGATTAAGTTTAAAATCGAAAGATACTTAATTGTATTAACattctttgttttccttttttctgGAATTgttcttgtcattattagaacaagtgggggattgttggaaattattaatatttaataatatttaatcaccataggtgtgttccaaaatgacaagaaaatatctatgtgaagtttgtattttgaatatgaaaataggcaacacttcgtgaagtgttgcaatagactgtttgtagtttgaatcagaaatatgtaacacttcgtgaagtgttgcagaatgaaaacatgcaactcttggtaaatgttgcaataggccaaacattgtaacttttggaaaaggaactgtttcacgaagggtcgctaccttatgaAACAATACTAAAGTGGCCTATAAAAACCTCATTCTTGATTCATAAATTAATAACAAAAAATGTACATTTGATAAGCCTATCatcttcactaaaattccagacactcttcgctacatccgagttttcgtcggtcttacgcaaactcgataaaaggctgaattatcctgggtattcctgcgttccaactctaagacatattaagagtgcttgaaatacttataaggaaagtgattccgttcgcgattctagcctcgatacattcggtttaaattgattttctaacaacgggtgtgggcgtgggtgttattttgtcacccgaatagcttttgggtttgggttcgggttcgggtggtaatttcgggtgcgggtttgggtagtataaaacccgcacccgcgggcacccgttgccatccctagttGCATAAAAGAAACAATCAGACAAATTTGTTGACATAATTGTTGACATATTTGTTGTTGACATATTTGTTGACATAGTacttttttagaatttaaattttttatggatATGTTTTATTAGTTGAAATTTTCGATATctgttgaaataaaaaattaaaatttaaactaaTATTGGTTTAGTCTTCATGTAATATATGATTGTTGATAATAATATATTGGTTTAGTCTTCGGGTAATCATATTGCACGAATTTTAacattttttgtataattaaaaaaaaaagtaaaagtaaAACTTAAGAGTTATACTAATaacatttcattttttaaaatattttaaactatagtccaaattttaataaatacaacattatacttaattcttttatatcattctctttttagatttttaagtaaaattatgtttattttcaactaattttaattttggaTATTTATTTGTTTCACTTATTAAACTTtataaatcattttattatttcaaCCCTATcaatctttaaatttttttatttttttatttttcacaattgtttTTTACAAATTATATGTTTAACAGTTTTTCTTAGTAATATAAGATGATAAAAACATATACAATTATCTTgcagtctattttattttaataattatttgatttttttctaatttatttaaatttttatgacAAACTCGTGATATATCAGCAGTCCACATCAGAACACGTGCAGACGCGGGTTTCCCACCAGTTATTATACTAGTTTTGGATATCCAACTATCACACCACATAACAAAATATGCTCCATCCACATTAAGCaacgggtgcagttaccgtgcatagataaaaatgtatgcaccatgcatagattattatgaacccttggatcattggattaaattctagacatcaattgttattactcaatattcaatactcaccactcaatactcaatactcaatactcaatactggattaaaaacatgatccaaccgcttatgtaggcttatgcatggtgcataagtaaaatccttatgcatattagcggGACCTTTGTGTGAACATTTCGTCGACTCCCAGTAGCCACCGCCGACTCCCAGCCGCCACCGCCGACTCCCAGCTGCCACCGCCGACTCCCGCTCAACTGTAAGGATCGCTATGCTCTTTCATTTATTTACTGTCATCATAATCCATTATTATTTAGCTTCCGTTGTAGTCATCGTATTGTTAAAGATTCATAACAGTGATTTATTAGGGCATTTAACTTTCAGATCTATTCATTTCTCAACCTTTTGAGCATTTCGAAGTCACTCTCACATCTGATTTTTGTAGTGTGATATGGTTCCCTTTGAAATCAGATGCCAATTCATTcccttttttaaatttgtttttttagtttctgaatttttaagaaaaatatagaTTAACAATGCAGATGCTTTACAACTCTAtgcaaaaagagaaaaataaacataaaaaatggtTATATTATTTACACTTCATCTCGAATGCGTAGGTctgtgatgatgaacaagaaggcCAATAAAAATGATCGAATTAGTAACTTACCAAGTAATGTCATTGATGGTATCCTAGCAAACTTGAAAATCCGAGACCAAGTTAGAACTAGTATTTTGTCAAGAAAGTGGAGGTATATGTGGACTTCATCCCCACATCTTTGTTTTGACAGAGACTTTTTTGAAAGATTTCTGCATCATGAAGACGGCTTTGAACATCTTTGTTTTGACAGAGACTTTTTTGAAAGATTTCCGCATCATGAAGAAGACTTTGTACCTGTAGTCTCTAAAATCATCACGGATGTTCTTATGATCCATGATGGGCCAATACACAAGTTTTTGATTGACATAACTCCGGGCTACACATTTTGGATCTGAATGGAAAATCTCAATATGTGGATTCCCTTTATGTCAAAGGACATTAAACATCTTGAGCTTTTGACCTTAGGTGCTCCCGAATGTGAAACTCAAACACCGGATATTCTCTTCTCTTGTAAGGAATTGACTTTCCTCAAATTTAGTTCATTTTACTTGTCAATTCCACCTAATTTCCACGGCTTTAAAAAATTGCTTGAGCTTCACTTGTATCATATTGAATTTGAGTCCAGTGCAATTGAGAGTCTTATGTCCGGTTGTCCTTTTCTTGAAAAGCTCAACATTGATTGTGATGGTTGtgattatcttgttatatcttCTACTTCTCTCAAAGTCTTAGTGCTACAATTGTTTGCAACAAAATCAATTTGTCTCAAGAAAGCAAAGAATCTGATCGATTTTACACTCAGAGTACATCCGACTAAAGGTTTCAtcaaaagtttgccaaaaattaAGAAGTTTTCACTGGCCAATTGGATAAAGGTTAGAAAACAACACAAATTGTAGCATTTTCATTATTGGTTAGTCTGTCTCGCGGTTAGATATTTTAGAGATGTAGTACTAAATTTTGACTGCAATCCAATGTTGATAATGAAAGCTGTGTTATTGCTACTTCTAAGCGTTGTGCAAATAATCTCATGAGTTTGTTGTTTGTATGTATAGGAATCATATGCAGGTATCATTCCTCCCAGGGTGCTAACAAGATCATTCAGCTCTTTGGAGTATCTGAAATGGGATGCCTTATGTTTGAATGATAAAGGAGACTTTTTGTATTTTGTCAGTGTTCTCAAAAGTTGTCCTAGGTTGATTGAACTTGTTATTAATCAGGTGAACATGAAAACCTATGCTTCTTAGTTTGTTTCTTATTGTTGTATTTTGACTCTAATTTTTATATTCCAGAGATACAAAGATGTTGATGCCACACAAGTGTCGGACCATTTCAAGGAGTTAGAATGCCAAAATTGTTGCCTTAAGCTTCAGACAGTGGATATCCACCTTAGCGTTAGCTCTCAGAATGCAATAAGTTTGATACAATTCATACTTGAAAATTCTCCTTCATTAgagactcttaatttttggtGTATTTATGCTGAATTAGATGCACCTATGTTGTTAAACATGTCAAAAGACTTGTTACGGATGGAACGAGCATCACCAAAAGCTGAGGTTAATTTCGATCATCATCCTTACCCCACACCCATGTTTACTCGATAAGTTCCATTTCCTTATCATACAACACATTCCCAAATACTCTTTAACTTTGGTATTATGTGGCCATTGTTTGTAATAGTTTGTGAATCAGGAGAACTTGTTTACCTTCTATTTTGCCTGTTTGTTGGCTGCTATTACAATTTTGCATGATGAATTCGCGATTGTTTAAACGTCTGTTTTCATGTTTTTTAATTACTATTTAGTTAAATTTTCTTGAATggtattttatttacatttgtCAGGTGGAAAAAAATTAGGTAGAAAATTTGTTGTTAAATCTTCAGTGTCTCTTCTCTCTCACTGATTTAATCCCCCATAACTCTAGATGGCATGCTTTATTTAGGTTGAGTTAATGGAGAGGCAAACTAGTCCATTTTGTCTTATGCTAGTAGTGATAACACTGGGTGGGATGCAACAAAACAATGGTTCAATGTAGGGGTATTCGATGTTCATGAATTGAACTGAGCCATTTCTAACAACTTAAAAGTTCCAAGAATAACCAGTTATGGTTCTATTGGACAATATAATTCAAAATGTTGTACAACTTTTGTCCAAAGTCTAAACTACATAATATGGAGTTATTCAACTCCACCAG
This window contains:
- the LOC131622892 gene encoding F-box/FBD/LRR-repeat protein At1g13570-like, coding for MENLNMWIPFMSKDIKHLELLTLGAPECETQTPDILFSCKELTFLKFSSFYLSIPPNFHGFKKLLELHLYHIEFESSAIESLMSGCPFLEKLNIDCDGCDYLVISSTSLKVLVLQLFATKSICLKKAKNLIDFTLRVHPTKGFIKSLPKIKKFSLANWIKESYAGIIPPRVLTRSFSSLEYLKWDALCLNDKGDFLYFVSVLKSCPRLIELVINQRYKDVDATQVSDHFKELECQNCCLKLQTVDIHLSVSSQNAISLIQFILENSPSLETLNFWCIYAELDAPMLLNMSKDLLRMERASPKAEVNFDHHPYPTPMFTR